The following proteins are co-located in the Macaca thibetana thibetana isolate TM-01 chromosome 6, ASM2454274v1, whole genome shotgun sequence genome:
- the LOC126955950 gene encoding xaa-Arg dipeptidase-like — MAHPSQENAAYLPDMAEHDVTVKYYGKASHSAAYPWEGLNALDAAVLAYNNLSVFRQQMKPTWRVHGIIKNGGVKPNIIPSYSELIYYFRAPSMKELQVLTKKAEDCFRAAALASGCTVEIKSGAHDYYNVLPNKSLWKAYMENGRKLGIEFISEDTMLNGPSGSTDFGNVTFVVPGIHPYFHIGSNALNHTEQYTEAAGSQEAQLYTLRTAKALAMTALDVIFKPELLERIREDFKLKLQEEQFVNAVE, encoded by the coding sequence ATGGCCCATCCATCACAAGAGAATGCTGCTTATCTACCAGATATGGCTGAACATGATGTGACTGTGAAATACTATGGAAAAGCATCTCATTCTGCTGCTTATCCCTGGGAAGGATTAAATGCATTAGATGCTGCTGTGCTGGCCTATAACAATCTGTCTGTGTTCAGACAGCAAATGAAACCAACCTGGAGAGTTCATGGTATAATAAAAAATGGTGGTGTAAAACCCAATATCATTCCCTCTTATTCTGAATTAATCTATTACTTCCGTGCACCTTCAATGAAAGAACTTCAAGTTTTGACCAAAAAGGCAGAAGATTGCTTCAGAGCTGCAGCTTTGGCTTCAGGGTGCACAGTGGAAATTAAAAGTGGAGCACATGATTATTACAATGTCCTTCCCAATAAGAGCCTGTGGAAAGCCTAtatggaaaatggaagaaaactaggaatagaattcATTTCAGAAGATACAATGTTGAATGGCCCTTCAGGATCTACAGATTTTGGAAATGTTACTTTTGTGGTTCCTGGAATTCATCCATATTTTCACATTGGATCTAATGCCTTGAATCACACTGAACAGTACACTGAAGCTGCTGGGTCACAGGAAGCTCAGCTCTACACCTTGCGGACGGCCAAAGCCCTGGCAATGACAGCACTGGATGTTATTTTTAAACCAGAGTTACTGGAAAGAATCAGAGAGGACTTTAAACTGAAACTTCAAGAAGAACAGTTTGTAAATGCAGTAGAATAG